The Polaribacter sp. MED152 region AGTAGACCTTGGAATAGGTTTTCTATCAACACTAAAAGTGAAATAGATGGTTCTAAGGTTTTAGACTATGAAGGTAACTGGAGAGATATTTTTCAAAACTGGGAAGCATTAGCACATTCTTACCCTCAGTTTATTGAGAGTATGATTCATAAGTTTTTAAACGCAACTACTTTTGAGGGGTACAATCCTTACAGAGTTACTAAAGATGGTTTTGATTGGGAGGTGATTGAAGAGAATGATCCTTGGTCTTACATAGGTTATTGGGGAGATCACCAAATAATCTATCTATTAAAATTTTTAGAATTTATAGAAAAACATTATCCATCTAAATTAGCATCACTATTTAATGATGATATATTTGTTTATGCTAACGTTCCATATAAAATAAAATCGTTTAGTGATATTTTAAAGAATCCAAAAGATACTATTGATTTTGATCATAGATTAAACGAAAAAATAGAAGAAAGAAGGGCAGAAATAGGTGCAGATGGTTCTCTTTTAAGAGATAAAAATAATCAGCCTTATAAAGTGAATCTAATAGAAAAACTATTAGTAACAATATTAGCAAAGGTTTCAAACTTTATACCTGAAGGAGGTATTTGGTTAAACACACAAAGACCAGAATGGAACGATGCCAATAATGCTTTAGTTGGTAATGGTGTTTCTATGGTAACTTTATACTACTTAAGAAGGTTCATCAATTTCTTTGAAGGTGTTTTAAATGATGCCACATCTAATGAAGTTCAAATTTCTGAAGAAGTTGCAACCTTATTTAACGAAGTAGTTTCTACACTAAATAATAATCAGAGCATATTAGATTCTAGTGTTTCTGATATGGATAGAAAAAGAGTTTTAGATGGCTTAGGAAATCCTGCTAGTGATTATCGCTTAAAAGTGTATAAAGACGGTTTTTCTACAGAAAAAACAACACTATCTAAAAATGATTTATCACATTTCTTAAAAATTACAAATGAGTACTTAGAGCATAGTATTAGAGCGAATAAGAGAAGCGATAATATGTATCATGCTTATAATTTAATGACGTTAGAAAATGATAAAGAGGTTTCTATATCTTATTTGTCTGAAATGTTAGAAGGGCAAGTTTCGGTACTAAGTTCAGGTTATTTGTCTCCAAAACAAGCGTTAGATTTATTAGATGGTTTAAAGGCATCTGCTTTGTTTAGAGATGATCAATACAGTTATATTTTATATCCAAATAAAGAGTTACCAAGATTTACAAAAAAGAATAACATACCAAATAATAAAGTGGATAACTCTGAGTTATTGCAAACTTTAGTTAATGATAATAACAAAGAAGTTATAGAAAAAGATGCTTTGGGTAATTATCATTTTAATGGTAATTTCAATAATGCAGATAGTTTAAAAGAAGCTTTTAACAATTTACCAGATTCATATCAAGAATTGGTAACTAAAGAGCAAGATTATGTTTTAGGCGTTTTTGAAGAAATTTTTGATCACAAAAGTTTTACAGGTAGATCTGGAACCTTCTTTGGTTATGAAGGTTTAGGCTCAATTTATTGGCATATGGTTTCTAAATTGCTTTTAGCTGTTCAAGAAAACTGTTTACTAGCTATTAATTCTAATGAAGATGAAAAAATAATTGGAAGATTGTTAGATCATTATTATGAAATAAATGCAGGAATTGGTGTTCATAAATCACCAGATTTATATGGTGCTTTTCCTACAGATGCTTATTCACATACTCCAGCAAATAAAGGAGCTCAACAACCAGGAATGACAGGTCAAGTAAAAGAAGATTTGTTAAGTAGATTTGGTGAGTTGGGTGTTTTTGTAACCGATGGTAAAATTGTGTTTAAACCAAGATTATTAAAAGAATCTGAGTTTTTAACAGAAGCAAAAACGTTTAATTATATTTCAGTTGCAAATACAGAAGAAGCTTTAGATTTAAGGAAAAATCAATTGTGTTTCACTTACTGTCAAGTACCAATTTTGTATACAATTTCAGAAGAAGAAAAAATTGAAATCACTTTTGTTTCTGGAGATAAAAAAGTCTTTAATGCTTTAGCTTTAGATGAAGCTACAAGTAATGAATTGTTTAATAGAGCAAATAAGGTACATCAAATAGAAGTATTTATTACAAAGTAATTGAATGAAGAATAGCTTATTTACATACGTTTTTTGTGGTCTTATTTTGGTTTTATCTTCTTGTAAAAACGAAGTTAAATCGAAAGAGAGTTCAGGTTTACAACAAAAAACAGAAGTAAAACTTACAGCTAAAGATATTTTGGGTAATCCTAAATATTTAGCAATTTCTTATGGAGGCTATAGAGCTAAATCAAGAACAATTCAACCAACAATTGCACAATTAAAAGAAGATTTGAAATTGTTACATGCAATGGGTATTCGAATAATAAGAACCTATAATGTGCAAACTCAATATCCTCATGCATCTAATGTATTAGAAGCTATTCATCAACTAAAAAAAGAGGATGATTCTTTTGAAATGTATGTAATGTTGGGTGCTTGGATAGATTGTTTAAATGCTTGGACAGACAAAGCTCCAAATCACAATGAAGAAAGTCCGCAAAACGAAGGTGAAATAGAAAGAGCTGTAGTTTTGGCAAATAAATATCCAGACATTGTTAAAATCATAGCAGTAGGTAATGAAGCTATGGTTAATTGGGCTGCAAGCTATTATGTGCAACCAAAAGTAATTTTAAAGTGGGTAAATCATTTGCAACAATTAAAGAAAGATGGTAAACTTTCTAAAGATTTATGGATTACTTCTTCTGATGATTTTTCATCTTGGGGTGGAGGTCCTGATAGCTACAGAACTGAAGACTTAAGGCAATTAATTAGAGCTGTAGACTATGTTTCTATGCATACCTATCCTTATCATAACACACACTATAATTCAGATTTTTGGACTACTCCAGAAGCCGATAAAAAATTATCTAAACAAGAGATTGTAGATAAAGCCATGGTTCGTGCTTTAAATTTTGCAAAAAATCAATACGAGAATGTGTCTGAATACGTAAAATCAATCGATTCTACAAAGTCAATTCATATAGGAGAATCTGGCTGGGCAACAGTTTCTAATGGCCATTATGGATTTAATGGTTCTAGAGCTACAGATGAATACAAACAAGGTTTATATTATAAAAGTATGCGTGATTGGACCAATAAAAATCAAATATCATGTTTTTATTTCGAAGCTTTTGACGAACAATGGAAAGATGCTAAAAATGAAAATGGTTCAGAAAATCATTTTGGGTTGTTCACCTTAAAGGGAGAGGCAAAATATCCAATTTGGGATTTAGTAGATGAAGGAACCTTTGCCAATTTAAAAAGAGATGGTCATCCTATTAAAAAAACGTTTAATGGCAATATAGATATGCTTTTGTCAACTGTGAATTTACCGAACACAGATTATAAAAAGTAGTAGAATATGAAATTTAGTAAAAATGTTTGCTTCTTGTTATTTGTTATAAGTCTATTAGGCTGCAATAATGACTCTAAGGTGTTAGATGTTCAAGTTTTTGAAACATCAGCAGCTGGAAATAATTTAGTAGCATTAGAAACTTTATCAGACAATACTTCAGATAATCGATTTCAGGTGACCCTGAAACCAAATCAAACTAAACAAACTATTACAGGTTTTGGTGGTTCTTTTACAGAAGCTTCAGCTTATCTCTTGAATAACTTAAGCAAAAAGAATAGAGATTCTATCATTGAAGCTTATTTTGGTGAATCAGGAGCAAAGTATTCTTTAACAAGAACTCATATGAATTCGTCTGATTTTTCACTATCTAATTACTCTTATGCTCCAGTAGAAAATGATATGGAGTTAGAGCATTTTAGCATTCAGGAAGATTTAGGTGATATAATTCCGATGATTAAAGATGCTATGAAAGTATCTAAAGACGGATTCAAAATTTTATCCTCTCCTTGGACAGCATCACCTTGGATGAAGAACAATAAAAATTATGTAGGAGGTAAATTACTACCTGAATATCATGACACTTGGGCTTTATTCTTTTCAAAATATGTATCAGCTTATAAAGAAGTTGGGATTGATATTTGGGGATTTACTGTTGAAAATGAGCCTTTAGGAAATGGTAATAACTGGGAAAGTATGCACTACACTCCAGATGAAATGACCAATTTTGTGCAAAATCATTTAGGGCCACAATTAAGAAAGGATTATCCTGAGGTAAAAATTTTGGGATATGATCAAAATAGAGAACATTTAAAAGAGTGGGTAGACTCACAGTACAAAAACGAGGAAACCTCTTCTTATTTTGATGGTACAGCCATTCACTGGTATGCAAGTACCTATCATTATTATCCAGATGAGTTGCAATATGCTCATCAAAAAGCACCAAATAAATACTTAATCCAATCAGAGGCTTGTGTAGATTCTGAAATTCCAAAATGGAAAGATGATGCCTGGTATTGGTCTAAAGAAGCTACAGATTGGGGTTGGGATTGGGCTCCTGAAAAAGACAAACCAATGCATCCTAAATACGCGCCAGTTAACAGATATGCAAGAGATATTATTGGTTGTTTAAATAACTATGTAGATGGTTGGATAGATTGGAACATGGTTTTAAACAAACAAGGAGGTCCAAACTGGTTTAAGAATTGGTGTGTTGCACCAGTTATTGTTGATGAAAATGCCGATGAAATTTATTTTACACCTTTATATTATGTAATGACTCACTTTTCAAGATATATAAGGCCAGAAGCGAAAATTTTTGAAGTAACTCATTCAGATAAAGATTTAATGATTACTGCTGCTAAAAATACAGATGGTTCTATTGCAGTTGTTATTTTTAATGAGAAACAAAAAGATAAAAAGATAAGTTTAATGCTAAATAATAAAAGTGTTAACATAGATATAAAAGGGCAATCGTTGCAAACAATTGTTATTTCACAATCATAAAAAAAATAAGTATGTCTACTCAAACAGCACAAATAAGAAGCAAGAAAGTTCCAATGGGTCAAAAGATTGCATTTGGGGTGGGTATGTTTGCCAACCAAATGTTTCCTGCAATTCTAGGTATTTTTATGGTAATACTGGTAGAAGATTTGAAGTTTACTGGTTTAATGTGGGCTATGATTTACTTATTCCCAAGATTATTTGATGCTATAACAGATCCAATAATGGGCTTTATTTCAGATAATACAAAATCAAAATGGGGTAGAAGAAGACAGTATGTTTTAATTGGAGGTATTATTATGGGGGTTGCCTATATTTTTATGTGGCAATTGTTTAAAGAAAACTCACTGCAATATAACTTTTGGTACTTTTTTCTTTGGTCTGTAGTATTCTATTTAGGGCTTACTTTTTTTAGTGTGCCTTATGTAGCTATGGGTTATGAAATGAGTGATGATTTTCATGAAAGAACAAGTATAATGGCTATTGCTCAATGGATTGGTCAATGGGCTTGGGTAATTGCACCTTGGTTTTGGGTATTTATGTATGACCCTGATTGGTTTCCTTCTGCAGAAGTTGCTGTAAGAGAATTAGCAGTTTGGGTGGCTATACCTTGTGCGCTTTGCGCAATTGTACCTGCTGTTTTTATAAAAAGTGAATCTACTCTAGACAAAGATTACGAACCATTAAACTTTTCAAATATTGGTGGTAGTTTAAATAAAATATTACAAAGCTTTGTAGAAGCCTTTAAAATTAAAGAATTTAGAAAACTTTGTGGAGCTACATTTTTTATTTACAATGCATTTATGGCAGTTTCATCACTTACATTTTTTGTAATTGTGTACAAATTATTTAATGGTAATGCAGGCGATTCTGGTATTTGGGTTTCATTGTTTGGTTGTCTTGGAGCTTTAGGAACAACCTTCTTAGTAATACCTATAATTACGAAGATGTCTAAAATGTTTGGCAAGAAAAAAGCTTTTTTAATTGCACAAGGAATTTCAATATTTGGTTATGTACTTCTTTACTTTTTATTTGTGCCAGGTAAACCTTGGTTATATATTGTTGCATTGCCTTTTTTCTCTTTTGGAATTGGTAGTTTATTTACAATAATGATGTCTATGACTGCAGACATTATAGACGTAGATGAATTAAACACAGGCTTAAGAAGAGAAGGTATCTTTGGAGCAATTTATTGGTGGATGGTAAAAGTGGGGTTTGCAATTGCAGGTGCTTTTAGTGGCTTAATTATTTGGATTGTAGGCTTTAATTCAGAATTACCTACAACAGACCAAGTAGGAGCAGTTGATGGCTTACATGCCTTCTTTTGTGTGCTTCCAGTGTTAGGAACATTAGTTGCTATGTATATTATGAAAGATTATGATATAGATGAAGAAAAGGCCAACGAAATTAGAGCCCAATTAGAAGCTAGAAAGGCCAAGCTAGATTAAATTGCAAAATTATATAAAACAAAAAAAAACGAGCTAATTGCTCGTTTTTTTTGTTTTAAAATATCTTAAAATTCTATTGCGCTTCGTTTTTCTTGATGTTATCTAAATACTCTTGAAAACGCTTACCATATTCAGATTCTTTAATTCTTGGAGTAAGTGATGCATTTACAGTATCTAACATTTTTAAGCTAGCATCATACATTTCTGTTAATGCTAAATAAGGAGCTACTTCATAATCGGCATTTGTAATTGCAAAGTTTGTGGTGTACAAAACTCTTCTTTTTACCAATCTGTTGTAGTCATTCTCTAACTTCTCAATCAATTCTTGATCATTAGCTCTTTTGGCATCAAAATCCTTTTTAATAAATTCTAAACGCTCTGTTTGAAATCTACTTCTAACTTTATTAAATTGATCTAAAACTTCTTGATTTTTAGAACCTGTTATTTCTGGATATAACCCAAATTCATCAACATTATCGTTAATAGTTATAGTACCTTGTTCACCAAAAAATAAAATTCTTTTGTCAGTAGTATTACCATCAAAAGTTAAATAGTATAAAACAGGTGAATTTACATCATCCGTTAATCTAAAGGTATCAGAACCATTTAAAGCTACAGAATCTACAGAAACTAAAACTGTATCTTGCATTTTCTGTAAATAAAGTTTCCCCTTTTTTAAACCTTTTATTTGACCTTGAACAATCATGTTGCCATCTTTTTTAGATGAACAAGAATATAGTACGATTGCTAGTACTAAAACAGCTAAAACTCTTTTCATTTATCTCTTAAATTTACGATTGCAAATATGCTTAATTTTTTATAAAGTTGATGATAATTCCATTAAAATAGTACAAGCAATTGCGCCAATTGTACCAATTGCATAACCAAACACAGCTAGTAATACACCAACTGTTGCTAAAGAAGGATGAAATGCTTGTGCAACAATTGGGGCAGAAGCTGCACCACCAACATTTGCTTGGCTTCCTACTGCCAAAAAGAAGTATGGAGCTTTAATAATTTTGGCTACTATAATTAAAAGTACTGCATGAATGGTCATCCACACTAATCCAATTATCATTAATCCTGGGTTCTCTAAAGCTTGATTTAAATCCATTTTCATACCAATAGTGGCCACTAAAATGTAAATAAAAACACTACCTAATTTACTTGCGCCTGCACCTTCGTAGTTTTTGGCTTTGGTGTACGATAGTAGTATAGCAACAATTGTAGATACGCTTATTAACCAAAAGAAGCTAGAACCTAAGAAAGAGAAAATATTTCTCCATGTTTGCGATTCTATAGAAGCTACGAAATTCGAGAAGAATTCAGCCAGATATTTGGAACAAAAATGACCAAAACCTACAGTTCCAAATCCGATAGCTAGCATTATCATTAAGTCTGTTAAACTTGGATTTCTTCTTACTTTTTCAGAGAAATGAATTACTTTTTGCTTTAAATCTTCAATGGCAGAAGTATCTGCCTTTAACCATTTGTCAATTTTGTCTTTTTTACCAATACCTATTAATAAAATAGCCATCCAAACATTGGCAACCACAATATCTACAATTACCATTCCTCCATATTTAGAAGGATTATATTGATAAATTTCTAACATTGCTGTTTGGTTTGCTCCACCACCAATCCAACTTCCTGCTAAAGTTGATAAGCCTCTCCAAACCGCATCAAAATCTGCACCACCAACTGTTTCAGGAGAGAAAATAGAGATTAATAGAATAGCTATAGGACCACCAATAATAATACCTACAGTACCTGTAAAAAACATAATTAATGCTTTAGAACCCAAGTTAAAAATGGCTTTTAAATCTATACTTAAAGTCATTAAAACAAGAGCTGCAGGTAATAAAAATCTACTTGCCACATAATACAATTGAGATTTATTTTTAATGATTTCTCCTACTTCGTTTTCGGTTTCCCATTCAGGAGCTATAACTCTAAAAGTTGTAAAAAGAGCAGGTATAAAATAGGCCATAAATAATCCTGGAACAATTTTATAAAATTTACTCCAAAAGCCAGTTTTGATGTTTTCCGTGTAAAAAACAAAACCTAATGAAAGCATAAGAATACCAAAAACTATGGCATCATTGGTGAAAATTGGTTCTATCATTTTTTATTCTTTAGATGATTTGTGTTTAAAATAATTCCAAATTGTAATCTATGAAAACCCTCATCAGGTAATTTCTGGTAAAAGTAGCCGAACTTAAGTTTTAGTTGTTGATTAATTTGATGTAAAAATCCTGCACCTGTCCAGTTTTGAACAAATCGTTTTGATTTATCAATATTTAAAAACAGTTCATTAAATGCATAAAAAGACCAACTTTTTGTAATAGAATAATTGGCATTCAAATCGTAACGAAACCAGTGACTTGATGTTGAATTAAAAAATCGATGTTCAAAGCGTAAACGATGCCTTAGTTTAATATTGTTAAGTTTGCCCTTTAAGTTTAGGTCTTCGTACAATCTATGCTCTTCTAAATTGTTAGAATAAACCTTAAATTCAGTATTTGTATTAACATAACTATAACCAACAGTAAAATTTATTTTTGGGTTTATGGTATAATTTAAACCTAGTCTATAAATTTCTTGCTGAAATTCTCCTAAAACTTCATAATACCTATAATGAGCCATAGTTTTAATAGCAATTTTATCTGCTATTTTATGAGAACCATTATACATGTACCAAGCACCTAGTTGCTGATCTGATTGCTGCGCTTTTGTTAAAGTGGCACTTAAAACAAAAACGCAGAGTAAAACTTTTTTTAAGCTCATTCTAATTGACCGCAAAAATTTTGGTGTCTTTAAATGGAGAAATTTTTATGTTTTCAACAGATTTCTTGTACTCCATCCAATCATTATTAAAGAAAGTATTAGTTTCTGCGACTGCCTTTTTAAATTCTTCTACAAACTGATTCATAAGAACAGTTTCTGTAGAAGTTTGCTCACCAAATCTAGATCTTATATATCTACTTGCTTGACCAAAACGTTGGTTAACTGTAATTTCCGGATTTCTTGTAATACCTTGTCTTTTGTCAATTTTACCAAGATATAAAGCAATTAATTCATCTATCTTCTTATCGATTTCTTTAGATGCTTTAATTTCGTTTTTAAATTTGGTTTTATCCTCTTTTGTTAAATCAGATTTTATTGAAGCAACTGTATTTTTACTTTCAACCAATTGTTTTACAACAGCAGCAATTTTAGCTTGATATTGTTCTAGCTCTTTACTGGCATTGTATTTTTGATTTATTGCTTCATCAGATATTTTTAACCTTGGATCGTATGCTACAATAATATCTTGTTCAGAAGTTTCACCATCATAAGTCATTTTTAGTTTGTAAACTCCTGGTTTTACAGTAACTCCTCCTGGTTCTCTTGTAGATTTACGAATTCTTCTAGAAGCTCTTGCAACACCTTTTTCACGCAAATACCAAGTCGTTTTATGTATCCCTGTTTCTTTAGGAGCTTTAAATTTTAAGGTTCTAATTTTTGTTAATCCATTAAAAACTTCTAGCGTAATTGAGTCCTTCTTTACTTTCGTTGTTTTATCTGTTTTTTCGTTTTTACTTTCATCAGCCTTTTTATCATCTATCTTTACGTAGTAAGAAAGTATTGCACCACCTTTTCTGTTTTCTCCTTGATACATTGCATCTGCACCAAATCTACTTCCTGTAGGCTGTTGGCTGGCACTTTGATAAGCAACTGGAGGAGCAAATAATTGAATGTTCTTATTCAGGCTATTTTTATTAGCCATTGCTCTTAAAGGTTTAATATCATCTAAAACCCATGCAGCTCTACCAAAAGTACCAATAACCAAATCATGTTCTC contains the following coding sequences:
- a CDS encoding MFS transporter; protein product: MSTQTAQIRSKKVPMGQKIAFGVGMFANQMFPAILGIFMVILVEDLKFTGLMWAMIYLFPRLFDAITDPIMGFISDNTKSKWGRRRQYVLIGGIIMGVAYIFMWQLFKENSLQYNFWYFFLWSVVFYLGLTFFSVPYVAMGYEMSDDFHERTSIMAIAQWIGQWAWVIAPWFWVFMYDPDWFPSAEVAVRELAVWVAIPCALCAIVPAVFIKSESTLDKDYEPLNFSNIGGSLNKILQSFVEAFKIKEFRKLCGATFFIYNAFMAVSSLTFFVIVYKLFNGNAGDSGIWVSLFGCLGALGTTFLVIPIITKMSKMFGKKKAFLIAQGISIFGYVLLYFLFVPGKPWLYIVALPFFSFGIGSLFTIMMSMTADIIDVDELNTGLRREGIFGAIYWWMVKVGFAIAGAFSGLIIWIVGFNSELPTTDQVGAVDGLHAFFCVLPVLGTLVAMYIMKDYDIDEEKANEIRAQLEARKAKLD
- a CDS encoding glycoside hydrolase family 30 beta sandwich domain-containing protein, which codes for MKFSKNVCFLLFVISLLGCNNDSKVLDVQVFETSAAGNNLVALETLSDNTSDNRFQVTLKPNQTKQTITGFGGSFTEASAYLLNNLSKKNRDSIIEAYFGESGAKYSLTRTHMNSSDFSLSNYSYAPVENDMELEHFSIQEDLGDIIPMIKDAMKVSKDGFKILSSPWTASPWMKNNKNYVGGKLLPEYHDTWALFFSKYVSAYKEVGIDIWGFTVENEPLGNGNNWESMHYTPDEMTNFVQNHLGPQLRKDYPEVKILGYDQNREHLKEWVDSQYKNEETSSYFDGTAIHWYASTYHYYPDELQYAHQKAPNKYLIQSEACVDSEIPKWKDDAWYWSKEATDWGWDWAPEKDKPMHPKYAPVNRYARDIIGCLNNYVDGWIDWNMVLNKQGGPNWFKNWCVAPVIVDENADEIYFTPLYYVMTHFSRYIRPEAKIFEVTHSDKDLMITAAKNTDGSIAVVIFNEKQKDKKISLMLNNKSVNIDIKGQSLQTIVISQS
- a CDS encoding DUF2490 domain-containing protein, with the translated sequence MSLKKVLLCVFVLSATLTKAQQSDQQLGAWYMYNGSHKIADKIAIKTMAHYRYYEVLGEFQQEIYRLGLNYTINPKINFTVGYSYVNTNTEFKVYSNNLEEHRLYEDLNLKGKLNNIKLRHRLRFEHRFFNSTSSHWFRYDLNANYSITKSWSFYAFNELFLNIDKSKRFVQNWTGAGFLHQINQQLKLKFGYFYQKLPDEGFHRLQFGIILNTNHLKNKK
- a CDS encoding DUF4369 domain-containing protein, which encodes MKRVLAVLVLAIVLYSCSSKKDGNMIVQGQIKGLKKGKLYLQKMQDTVLVSVDSVALNGSDTFRLTDDVNSPVLYYLTFDGNTTDKRILFFGEQGTITINDNVDEFGLYPEITGSKNQEVLDQFNKVRSRFQTERLEFIKKDFDAKRANDQELIEKLENDYNRLVKRRVLYTTNFAITNADYEVAPYLALTEMYDASLKMLDTVNASLTPRIKESEYGKRFQEYLDNIKKNEAQ
- a CDS encoding DUF819 domain-containing protein — encoded protein: MIEPIFTNDAIVFGILMLSLGFVFYTENIKTGFWSKFYKIVPGLFMAYFIPALFTTFRVIAPEWETENEVGEIIKNKSQLYYVASRFLLPAALVLMTLSIDLKAIFNLGSKALIMFFTGTVGIIIGGPIAILLISIFSPETVGGADFDAVWRGLSTLAGSWIGGGANQTAMLEIYQYNPSKYGGMVIVDIVVANVWMAILLIGIGKKDKIDKWLKADTSAIEDLKQKVIHFSEKVRRNPSLTDLMIMLAIGFGTVGFGHFCSKYLAEFFSNFVASIESQTWRNIFSFLGSSFFWLISVSTIVAILLSYTKAKNYEGAGASKLGSVFIYILVATIGMKMDLNQALENPGLMIIGLVWMTIHAVLLIIVAKIIKAPYFFLAVGSQANVGGAASAPIVAQAFHPSLATVGVLLAVFGYAIGTIGAIACTILMELSSTL
- a CDS encoding glycosyl hydrolase family 17 protein, producing MKNSLFTYVFCGLILVLSSCKNEVKSKESSGLQQKTEVKLTAKDILGNPKYLAISYGGYRAKSRTIQPTIAQLKEDLKLLHAMGIRIIRTYNVQTQYPHASNVLEAIHQLKKEDDSFEMYVMLGAWIDCLNAWTDKAPNHNEESPQNEGEIERAVVLANKYPDIVKIIAVGNEAMVNWAASYYVQPKVILKWVNHLQQLKKDGKLSKDLWITSSDDFSSWGGGPDSYRTEDLRQLIRAVDYVSMHTYPYHNTHYNSDFWTTPEADKKLSKQEIVDKAMVRALNFAKNQYENVSEYVKSIDSTKSIHIGESGWATVSNGHYGFNGSRATDEYKQGLYYKSMRDWTNKNQISCFYFEAFDEQWKDAKNENGSENHFGLFTLKGEAKYPIWDLVDEGTFANLKRDGHPIKKTFNGNIDMLLSTVNLPNTDYKK